ATtgaagcattattcatagtaatcaagagatggaaacaacctaagagtTCATCTgtgcatgaatgaataaagaagatgttttatatacacataatggaatattattcagccatgaaaaaggaaaTCTGGCCTTTTGTGACAATATGATGGACCTTGAGGGCGCTATGCTAAGtaagataagtcagacagagaaagacaaatactgtatgctaTCCTGTGAAACCTAAAAAATCCAACTCATAGAAACCCATAGAAAGAGCccctggttgccaggggctggatgGTGAGGATATagggagatattggtcaaaggcTATAAACTTtgagttataagatgaataaattctggagacTGAAAGTACAGCACAATGACTATCATTAACAATACTGTTTTATACACTTGcaagttgctaaaagagtagattggaaatgttctcaccacacacatacagaaaaaggtaattatgtgaggtgttAATTAACTTGTAGTCACAGTTTCATAATACAGTAATATATCAAATCATTGCAATATACACCTTAAAGTCACACACTGTtattcaattatatctcaataaagctggaaaagaggttaataaaaatctttaaaaaggtgagACTGACTTTTACACAACCATTCGAACAGTATACCCTAAACCTACCTGGAACCttagaatgtgatcttatttggaagtAGGATACTTGTAGACGTTGAGATGAGCTCATACTGGATTAAGGTGGGCCCCAATCCAATGATTGGTAGGTAGGAAATTTGGGCACAAAGAAGAGAATGCCAAGGgaggacagagacacacaggacagaaggccatgtgaagatacagGCAGAGGTTGGAGTGGCATGTTTATAAGAAAAGGGACACGAAGGATTGTTGCAAACTACCAGGCGCTAGCTAAGAAGCATGAAACAGATTCTCCTTGGCCTCAAGGGGGAACCAATCCTACTGaaaccttgattttgaacttccaGTCTTTAGCACTgtcagagaataaatttctgttgtgttaagtcacccagtttgtgaCAATTCGTTAAGGCAGACCGAAGAGACTAACAGATATGCTAATACCTATACCTCTTTATATCAGTCAGAGTCGACTAGGTTTTGTTACAGTAACAAAAAGGTCCTCTCCTCCCATTCTTAAGGGCTTACAATAACAAAGATCTACTTCTTACTCCCACCACATGCCCTTTATGGATTATCTGCCACTCCACGCCATGCcactctgagcagggaccctggcaGAGGCAGTAGCCTCTGTCCAGAATATTGCCTCTATCTGGCCTGTGATGAAAGGTACAGAGAGTCTGAAAATTCGAAAAGACTTACAGGGTTGGAAGATGAAAGCAGTAAACCATAAAATTGAAAGGCCTTTAAGTGACACAGCTCGAATCAACTCAGCCATAAGGCAAGGACCAAATCAAGGGTGTGGCCACTGTGACTTTTGTTAAAACCTCCAAATCCATTAAAGTGGTTCTCAGTATATTATTCAGTTGGacaatttggcagagagaaagagcttaGCAAACGATGCACTGGGTCTTGATGCTTCCACCCCAAAGTGACCCACATCACTTCTCTCACATCTCATTAGCAGAGCAAGTCTGACGTCATTGTGTGGGTCTGTGTAATCCACCTGTAGGGTGGggcagtgaattttttttttttttttttaagcaatggtATCATCCATTCCACTATTACAGAGGACTATCCTTTTGGCAGTCACTTTGAAAGGCTATCATAGGAGTACAGTGATGTTAAAAGCTCTTGGAATAATCTCCAGAGCAAGTATGTCATGTGAGAAAGTGACTCTTAACTTTATGGTTTTTGAACCCAAATTGACATTCCTCAGGTGGATCATTCACCTATCCCCCAGATGTAGTTAAAATTGACCTCTGGTTTATTTTCCCAAATCAAGTCTATCCTCGAGTAGTGAAAATTTGCCATTCTGAAGGCTGGTTGAAGGAAGGTATTCCAGACCATTCCCAAGACAAAGCTACAGAAAAGTGAGAAATGGCTGCATCACTGAAATCACTGACCAGCCTTGCAGTGGGACTCCTCCCTACAGGATTCAGTGCCAGACTGAAGTAATATATATTTcagatgtttaataaattatatgCAATGATGTAATATATGAAAACTGagcttgggaggctcagtcagttagcatctgccttccactcaagtcatgatcctggggtcctggaatggagccccgcaaggggctccctgctcagcggggagtctgcttcttcctctccctctgcccttgcccgccctgcccccagccctgtgcactcactctgtcaaataaatacaattttaaaatacatacatacatacataaaaatgcataaataaaaataaaaaggaaattaacatggCTTCACCCTTCCCATGTGTGGAAACTAAGCAATTTGCATGGATTATCTCCTTTAACCCTTGCAGTCAGGGCTGGGACTAGGGTGAAGTGGGTAAGAAGCCACAAAATGTATGGAGACCTGCATTGTCTGGACTGTGCAAATGCAGGGTTGAGCCTCACGTGACCCTAACAGCGAGCACCCCATTCCGTTTGTGCTCTAAGAGCCTCACTCACCTCGCCCTAGTCCCTTAACTGCCAGAGACAGCCACGTGAATCAAGATCACCAACCCGCTTCTTTGCAGAGAAGGAAACCGAGGCCCTAAGGAGTTTGAGcgcctcttccctctccccccaccgccTCATTTTCCCATGAGCTAGTGACCTGCGCAGTCCACAGAGCTGAGCCCAAGTCCTTGGGGGATGGAGGGGTGGGACAACTAGACTCAGAAGTCGGCCCTGGCTGCCTGCGCATGCCTGGATTGCTTCCACAAATGCTTCCTCTTAAGGTCGGGTTGTTTTTGTCCTCCTCTTCAGGTATCCAAGGCCGCCGCAGACTTGATGGCCTACTGCGAGGCTCATGCCAAGGAAGACCCCCTGCTGACCCCCGTCCCGGCTTCAGAAAACCCATTTAGGGAGAAGAAGTTTTTCTGCGCCATCCTTTAAGTCGTCGCGAGGAGCCTGTAGAGCCTCAGGGCTCCTGGGACACTGATGTTGAGTTTTTAGCAAAGTGGGCGCCTTTCTAGTCCACAGCatttaaagagagggaggagaaccATCCTGGAAACTCCAGGCTATGCATGTTTAAAGAACCGGTCCCCTTGATGAGAATGAAAGCCAAACCACATCCTGAGTTAAGAGATCTGATTATCTGCAGAactgcctggaggaggggaaTATGTAAAGATAAAATCCGCCTCATTTCTTTTCTGCTATCCCTTCCCAAACCTTATGTTTCtgcttcatatttaaaaaaataaaaataaaaacagacagcTGTACTGAGCTAAGATATGTATGACCTTCTTGGAATGAATATTGCCTTTAGAATACCCTTTGATAAGCTGAATTGTCCAGTGTAGCCGCGGTTTGGTTTAATGGCATTGATGTTTAGTCtttgtgcctttttcttttttccttctctcctgcctctccttcccaccccttccGGTTAGAGTAGTGCAGAGCGAAGACTGGATTATCTACAAGACTGAACTCCAAGGATGAGCACCCAAGTGTTTAGGGAGCTGTTCCCCGTGGTTTGCCCTCATGGtgattaacaacaaaaaatgccCAGTTGTCTGTGTTCTCTTATCACCATTCTTAACATTTGTACATGATAGCTTTGATTCTGCAAGTAAAAGTAAATCATGTGTTGTGACTGGTGCTTTCATATATTTGTGACGATTTTTTAGTAATACTGCATGAAAATGTCCCTATGTTACATCCATTCAGAAGGTTTGTTGTTTTACTCAAGTTTGGAAcaggaatgagaaggaaaagaagctgGAGAAGAACAGACTCAGTGTCTTGAAAATTGAGATGACTTCAGAGCCTTAGCCATGCCTAAAATACCTCTGAGTTCACGGTGGCTTAAACGCCTCTTCAACGTATTTTCCAGAATCCAAAGCATTTTGATTGTATCTAGGATCCAGGGCAGCACAGGAACCAAcgggcaggagaaggaaggaaggattcaCCATCAGTGAGGAGGCCTTTTTGTCATAGAGTAAGAGCCAATTTCATCTTTCCCTGCATTGTGGAAATTTTAGATTGAAAGAACACTTTCTGTTCGTTCAAATATCAGGAGAAATAAACCAATGGCTCGAGAGAAGACCCATTCTCCAGAATCCCGGCTGTTCACCTgccagggagaaggaggcaggtaGGGGCCCACCAGCACCACCAGAAGGGATTCTGGCTCTCTCTTGCCACTGGGATAGTCTTTGTTTTTCACTCCCCCAATTTCTCAAAAGAgccttttctggttttattctcCATCTTGTTCGTTAGAGTCTCTCAGTCTTTCTTTACAACTTCCTTCTAGCTAGAGCTCTCTCTTCCTGAGAGGTGATATTGAAActgatttttcatttcagctcTAGCCTTCATCAGCCAGGGAAGGTACTGGAAACCTGTATCACTTTTTCCTGTGCCATTCCCACGCGAAAGAGGACCGGTCTTACAGCTCGCTGTTTACTTTGGAATTGCAAAAGATCATATCCAATTTAATtctattctctttcccttctcttccttctgtttaaaaaaaaaaaaaaaaaaggtgaggaaggaaaagagaagatataAAAACTTAGTAGGCCAAGGACAGATTTAGAAAGAGTTAGTAAATGTTTTCCTTAGCTCCTTTTTAAGGGCAtgatggtaaaaaaaataaatatatccaacTGGGGCAGGGGCAAAGGAATGCTGAGATACTTGCAAAATGTATGACTCTACTTCTACAACCGGGTACTTCTGTTCAAACCTTGCGATGTTGTTACAGTCAGAGAGACACTAATGAAGATTTAGTGGGAAGACCCTGGCCAAGTATTCATTAAACTATATACAGTGTTGTACCATTAGCTTCATAATACTGTGGAATCAGCTAAAACcatatcacatttaaaaaattatccaaaacaGGAATTGAGTATGTGGTCACCTAAAAACTAGTGTGAATAAAGCACCTTTTGATGGTGATTAAAGCGTCATTGTAAGACCCCAAGGATTTTCATAATCcacaccatttatttttcttagagggATGCTTATGTTTTTAGGTAAATCTTGATCTTTGGAgcaattaaaatggaattaaaacttGAAGAAAGCACTGTAATATGGCTCTGGTAATTAAAAGGTAAGGAAGTTCCAAACTTGTGACCTtgtttacaaaagaggaaaagcagaaaatacaCAGCCCATCTGAAATTAAGTTTAAGGAAAATGTTTTGGCTTTTTCATAACTTCCGTGTCCTGTACTATGGTACTATAAAGTCAGTCTTTATATGAGTTTTTGCTTATTGGTATTTTTACTTGTTAAGGGGAAAAGAAATCTTTTGATGACTTATACCTCTAAAGAGCTTTAATTCTGTTCGAGATTCAACAATCATGTCCACCAGCATAATTTTATCTTAAGGAGTAACTAATAGGAAATATTAACTTAATTTTTCAGGGCCCTAATTTCTGTATATAACGTATTGGGTAGTAATGGAAATCTGTCATGCAGTTAGCTTAAACTAACAATAACCctcacattaagaaaaaaaaaatcttgctttgtcttcagtattaactctatttatttattcttccttccttccttccttccttactccctccctttctttttcttttcttttctttcttactttaaaCCAAgaacaatttaatttaaattagagGTTCCAAAACAGTACCTTGATccaatgttaatttttataataatatttgaaagagaTGGCTTAcccaggaaaaattaaaaaccatttctCGAGATACTCCTATTCACAAATGGGATTTGGGGAAATCGAGCATGCTGTCTTAGATTTTTGTAGCtttcttgtttttgcttctgtttttgttttcaaatgtttgcTTCAAGCTGCTCCTGGCAATGGTGAATTGTTACATATCATTAATGTTTTCCAAACCCAAGGattgttcacattttttcctATATAAGATCTGTGGAGTGTGTCTTTCAAAGAGAGGGAAATACAGGAATGTTAAAGCAGGAAAACCTGAATGTGATGTGCACATTTTCATCCCACATGGacaatgtatttgttttaataaatggaattttcaaattcatttcatATGCAGTCAAGTTCATGATGAGGGCCTGAGGGCCCGCTTGCCCATCGATTCTATGGTTAATTTGAGAAGGATGATAACACATAACGGGTggggagacaggaatccattgattttttttaggattttgttaaTAGAAGTGTTCTAAGGAAGGGCTCACATGAGACTCTAAAAGCCTGTCTCCCTGGGTCTCTGTGTCTTAAAGGCCCATGCCTGGGGACAAAGAAAGGTGATGTAGAAGAGCCCAGGGCTCTGGCAGGCTGGACCATGAGGACACGAGCTACACTCTAGCATGATGCACTGGGGGTTTTTCCTTcaccaaaacaaagcaacaaccaACAAAAATAACACAGTGCTGTCCTCCATAAATTGTTCATGATTTAAAAGGAGTTCTGGAGAAGACAAAATGCTTAGAATTCTAGATTCAGCAGCTCGTCAGAGATAGTCTCAGTCAACAAAACCTGTAGGCTCATCAAATGATGCCGTGAGTAATAGACTCCgttaggaaagaaggaagggcgGGCTCTCCCAGGAGTTGTGTCAGGGACAGCCACGTCTTTAAAACTGATGAAAGGGGCCACTTGGAGTTAGTGCACTTGTCCACTTAGATCATTGTTTCGCAGACAGGGGTCCCTGCTTCCGAATCGCAAGTGGGGAGACAGATGATGGGCCCCAATTCAGAATCTCTGGCAGGGGCACTTAAATACATGGGCCCCACTGCATGCTGGAACCCGAGGACCACCCACTTGAGTATTTACGACAGAGAGCTTTTCACAATGCCTAAGGGAAGGCACAGACCAGTCGTATGTATGCTCACTTATTCCCACAGCCACAGGAAGTGCCTGACAAGGAGTAGACATAGAACCTGTGGGTGAAAAGGTAGACAGATCCTCCGTGTCTCCATGAGACACGGAGCCGAGGCAGCTGGTGGTTTTTGCCTCTGCTCCTGTTTTGTCGAGCCCATGCGAAAGGATGGCCTCCAGCTCTGGTTCTTTAATAAGCTGGTCACATTTTAGACAGCTCTCACAATGACGTGGGAATTGGAGCTGGGTCAGCTCCAATCCACAAATTGCAAATAATTTGCCAAGGGAAATCCCTTTCCCTTCGGTTCTGCCCCaaatctacattttcttctatttagaaCCAGGAGACTCaggcagaatttatttttaatgaaaagggtCATGGGCTCCCGGGCCTTTCCTTGGCTTCTCCatgtcctgggggtgggggtgcaccTCCATCCTGAGGTGACAGAGAGACGGTGCCTGTGACTTCATACTGTACCCATGTAGGAGTCCAACCAGCATGAGCTAGAACATCAGAGCTAGGCCCCAGAGTTCCCCCCATGACCTCGGGCAAGCCTCTGACTTCTCCACACTATAGGACGGGGACAAGAATACCTGCCTCATTGCTTC
This Mustela nigripes isolate SB6536 chromosome 13, MUSNIG.SB6536, whole genome shotgun sequence DNA region includes the following protein-coding sequences:
- the GNG2 gene encoding guanine nucleotide-binding protein G(I)/G(S)/G(O) subunit gamma-2, translating into MASNNTASIAQARKLVEQLKMEANIDRIKVSKAAADLMAYCEAHAKEDPLLTPVPASENPFREKKFFCAIL